Part of the Schistocerca nitens isolate TAMUIC-IGC-003100 unplaced genomic scaffold, iqSchNite1.1 HiC_scaffold_212, whole genome shotgun sequence genome, gcacatacagagtcgaaacacgttcgggtctgtttgtcatccgtaggtccacgatgttatctccacgagtcggttctctgttcattttgctcgaggtgattttcggacagtgcactcagtataatgtcactcgatgctctctgtccccctaccacccgtcctgaacatcatctgagtgtcccagtctatatcgggtaaattgaaatctccacctaagaccctaacatgctgaggaaaatgtatgtgaaatgtgtttccaaaatccgtctctccgttgttctgccactaatgctgctgcgtcgggaggtcggtcaaaggagccaattattattaaacctagctcggttgttgggtgtaacctccacccacaatatttcacaggaaccatccacctctacttcactacaggatcaaaactactactcaaacagcgacgaacacaccaccaccggttgcatgcaatcgagcctttctaaaacaccgtctgtacctttgtgacaatttcggcagaatttatccctggcgtcagccagctttctgtaccttatcacgattgcagagcttcggtgctttctctgtcagcgcttgcggttccggtactgtaccaacgcagcttcgacagttgacaattaacaaacgataccgattgctgcttggtccccgcacccgttgaggctgctgttgccccctttctgtacttgcccaaggccatctaacctaacaaaaccgcccagcccacgccacacaacccctgctacccgtgtagccgcttgttgcgtgtagtgctctccacctaagactataacatgccttcgacattcgcagtgtacaacaccttaggttagggttggcgtcgcttgggttaggttaggttacgttaggtggacgtgggttaggttaagggttaaagttaggttaggcgtcaaagttaggttaagcgttcggacgtgaggcgtcaggtggccgcacctaccttacggccggacatcttaggttaggctaagggcgccgaggtcacgttacgttcaccttcgggcgccacacgtagctgtcacaggtaggtagtagttcggtcggtcggtcgtcggcaagccgcaaaaaactacagacgacgtcgacaacaagaccgagcaggaggcagatatataccgagcgccaaagagaccgaccacacacacacacacacacacacacacacaaaacaacaaacaccacccaccggccaaaggggcaccaaaaaaacccacaaagccgagcaccacacgtcgcgaccagaggcaacccgcaaccgcaacggcgctttccgcaccgggccggatgcacgtacgacaacaccgctacccgtacacaaggcctcccattgcacacagccgctctgtgttcaacatcatcaatggcgcgcccgcggctcgtcgcggtcgcagccatgacgccgccgccacttttgcaccaacacattcacgcaccgcaaaacagctcgccgacccaccgacacagcacagccgacaaacaaaaacaaccgcggcggcggcaacaaaacaaaacaaacacctcgcaccaagcgtccgacagaaaacaaacggacaggcacacaggcctctgctaacgaccacgacacagcggcacgctgcccctttcccgccactctcgattcacagcgcacgcgaccccgtcgtcgacgacgacacgcgacgggctcgcttcccgcaacctacacctttccgccactacgcacggctccacccgacgcccgtcgcaacggcactactgcacgcactatcacccccgccgccgccgccgccgccgccgccgccgcctcctcctctctcccccttcccgtacacaacaacacagccaaaaacacactcacgacccaaacataacaacatggcacgtgcatcggcgcacacccccaaccagtcaccgtcgacacaaccacacgcaaggcacggaaaaaccggcgtccttccacgttgccatcaaagcagcacaaacaaccacacaggaggaaccaccaacaactgccggccggccggcaaccaccaaacgcacattcccgctcgccaccacacacctctcggcagccgtttcgcaaagacatgacatgacatgacgcgacatcatcgcatcacgggcgacgcacgcacaccgacccactttcccgcccgtctctctctctctttttcttccgacgccttcggccgagcacacacgtacgtggcacaacgcccaacacagtcacacacagtcgacaggcgcacgcccaggcacgcaacgacgcagcgcagcaaaggcgcccgcgacacatacctcctctcccgtctcgccgccgaccgccagccagccactcgcaatgtgcactggccaaccggacacacgtccaccgcgccgcctccgaccacccgccagggggcgctcacgtccgcgacaacagcgcggcccgccgccgggcgggcccagcccggcccaggcggcgcgcgctgctctgcactcggcgcgccgcgccacacatcctgctgcagaccgggctcgtctctctgtacgcgtctgcgtctgcccgcatctcatcttcctgcgcatcaacacaaacgaggccacgtgagcaaacccccgtcacaacgccacatcacgcactgccttgtcgaccgcctaaataaatgcactcacccaccagccatccgcttcgtcctcttcttgcttactcgttgttcgtcgttgttgctgctgcaccagcaccagcaccagcaccggcggcggcggcggcggcggcggcggcggcggcggcggcggcggcggcggcagcggcagcggcagcgcacacagcccccagccggccgcatccgagggggccccgccgccagcgtcgcctccttgggcacaggtgcggtgctgtggccgcccatccaaccgcatttgctggccgtcccagccgccaggcaggcgttcccactgccgcgcaccgcctctgctgcagaagacgaacaaacgaaacgtacaaacatacacgcacccgaagcgtggccacacacggacgggaccgacaggctccaaggcgaccaaacgatggaaaaacaaacacaaaaacaaaagacacgcgagcgagcgagcaagcacgcagtcgcctcgcctctgtcctcccgcccccgcccttctccccaccacatgcccacaaacaccaccgcctgcccgcatctccacattcgccccctccatttgttcccttgcgttcgttccttccttccttccatgtgtctgcgtgcgcggcgcctctccaacatccgccgtccgtccgtcccgttttcgccgtaccacacgccaccgtcggcgccgcctcgcctcctcccagtccaccaccgccgccgcccctgtccgccccgcacaccaccatacaccgctgcttgtcccggccgttgccaccaaaggcgccagccgcaaaccgcgccaaacgccgcagcgcgcgtgcgtccttccttcttgcttgcttctccgtgccgacgctgcctctattcccgcacccattcggccgacaagcactggcgtcgacgacacagccgttgggctccggcactgcgcgtaccggagttacacgcgcaccccccctcgcgaacgcacgactcattctctttgttgtttctcctctttcttacgtcttcgtttcttgtttgtttgtttttttttttttcctcccaccgccgcatgtgacacaatggcctccctccccctttcgttcgttgtcgccgctttgtttctctttctcattggtgcacgtccgacgcgctccatttccaccacaccacggccatcggcctcctcaacgggcaggcgcagtgtgccattctccggcgcacaagcacaccgcgcggctcgctctcctcgcccccacgccacgccacgccacgcagcacaaatgatgctgtctcgcaacacgacacacggtgcgcacacccccgaccacgcggctcttaaaaggcatggcaccggcgacatgcgccgccccggcccgcatccgtcgtctcacgttcactgccggccgcgtctgaggctacaaccgcaccacaacaacggtcccctcccggcaacacatttgttgcacaaacacaaccgccgagcgcagcgcgagccacccacacgcgccctccccgtctttaaaagcctccgcgtctcctttctcctttcgcgcccctcccatctcccgaatatgccagcagcggtgccactaccgcgaaacggacacgccttccgggccacatgcaagggcacgcccaccaccaactactgccatattcgcggacgcagttaggcaacacgcaacgcactctccacctactttctctctctcgtccattctctttaaaacacacgaaccaaccaaccacggctaacacactttttcgcgacacctttgactgcgttatcttgaccgtgacggcagctatcgaccttccaattccccactaaacacacacacacccctacatacacacccttcgctacaccggacaacaacagcgtacacaacaggagggcacacgaaacggcaggcaagggcaacgcattctcatagattcctcctccgagccatgtcggcgaacgtttcatccgggaaggcaatgcaattcagccgtcaccacggccgacacctgcagccgcgccgtaaacgcctttcagtgcggctgcaatgcacgggaacgttccgttgctatagacagcgcctctccgtttttccctgcttcgttttccggtgattgcttctccattttgtttgttttattactttccgttcccctcctccaccattgtttccgtccccaacagttttgctcattccacacgttctgcccagacacgacactcgaccgatcaaaggtcagcctttcgtcaccgttcgcggcgccgacggtgccacagtgcgactggtgtgaacaccgacacgttgccatgacgccggtgtaccgcgccgatattgacagttactcagagccgccggatcggatcacatcaccgacacacctgccatttcacaccgggggacacagaccaacgaaacgcgtgtacgcccataacaacaaacaacgaccgtcgtcgtctagcctcacgcttactgtactcaaccgaacacacgtgcaccgtgaatgacgtgcgtgcgcacaacagtccaatcaatcatcagtcaaactgcagaaacggctatcatcaaatcaagggccaaataggtacaccaccgtgcgtgtcgcctaccccacccgcccgtacatttcttggcgacttcgtaatggatgatagtacgacacgtccatttaaaacgtcaccaacacacacacaccaacgcgccgtacagcaaagggaatagtcgacggcaacacaacatttcaccctcgccatcatgtatgatgtgacaacagacggccgtaacggtgacatccaacaatcaatcaatcgcgaggactttcaattgcagtcacgtgactaaccgggcagacggagacaaagacatgaatcagcgccacagacagcaccaacacctcctatcgatctatctgtgtgtcgacaaacaaccacgccaagactcgtgcacgcattccacgtcacaccggcggcaaccaaaccctcgcggccgtaccccagtaaccacaaccacaaccacattcgagaccacaccaccacggcacagcagcaccaccagctgcctcgcaaccaaccaaaccgggtagctatgccgcccctctcactcactcactcactcacacacacacaaacaattccgctcttcccgcaaaggcaatttggtggccctgaaaagggccgttttgccgctctcgcaacggagggagcttccttccttccttccttccttccttccttccttccaagagccgaagtaacaacctcctccttacttggagctcgtgtacttggtcaccgccttcgtgccctcgctcacggcgtgcttggccagctcgccaggcagcaagagccgcacagccgtctggatctcgcgggacgtgatggtcgagcgcttgttgtagtgcgccaggcgagacgcctcggccgcaatgcgctcgaaaatgtcgttcacgaagctgttcatgatgctcatcgccttcgacgagatgcccgtgtcggggtgcacctgcttcagcaccttgtagatgtagatggcatagctctccttcctcttgcgcttcttcttcttgtcgcccttcgaaatgttcttctgcgccttgccggccttcttggcggccttcccgctagtcttgggcggcatctcgaacgtacaacaacaggcagcaagcgctccgctctagtcagcgtctccccacacagtggcacccgccgctaccgcaacaccgcacctttaccagctcgccctgttgcggccgccgaccaatggggcgcgcgcgcaaccggccgccgcacccgagcccataaagggacccccaccccgccgccgccggcacacgcacgcactccgctgctcgactcgctgcggctcgcaccgttacggttacgtgtttagcgcttacgccactagccaaacgccatgtccggacgcggaaagggaggcaaagtcaagggcaagtcaaagtcccgctcaagcagggctgggctccagttcccggtcggcagaatccaccgcctcctgcgcaagggaaactacgccgagcgcgtcggcgccggggcgcccgtctacctcgccgccgtcatggagtacctcgcggctgaggtgctcgagctggccggaaacgcggcccgcgacaacaagaagacgcgcatcatcccgcgccacctgcagctcgccatccgcaacgacgaggagctcaacaagctcttgtcgggcgtcaccatcgcacagggtggtgtcctgcccaacatccaggccgtcctgctgccaaagaagaccgagaagaaggcctaaacagggaccgcggcgctgcgcttgcgtgctccctgcacgcaaacgcaaacgcgcctttgccttgccggctcgcctcacaacaatcggcccttttcagggccaccacacaaacctacgtccaaagcaaagtttccgtcgtcctcgccgcactttacaacaacgtccacagcgccggcgcacgtccgccatcttgtccacagcccgtgtggccgaacacacacacattttttctgcacccctccacgcacgcacagtcgcgttccaaacaacgacaacgacatcaatacaccaataatgtgatgtgatcattgttaatatgttcataattaaaagagcgcgtaacggcccgacgacggacgacacgcgggccgccgcgcgcgctctccaaacacacaggcacaggacaaaccaaaccaaaccaaacagctgatccgatcgatgatccggcccgcgccacaaacaaaccacgcacacaccggactcagccgcgccctcccgcatccatcatcacacacgtcacgtcgaaactccaaacggaacgcacgcacgcaaagcaacagaggcgcacaacaacaacaacaacaacaacaaacacacacacacagaggcaggcaggcaacacagaccctttcgcacttttcaatttccgaacagtgtggtggccctgaaaagggccgtttttcgtctctcccaccaagcacgggcaacggcacggccgcgggaaggccacagcacagcacaccggctgcctgcctaaccgccgaaaccgtacagggtgcgcccctgcctcttcagggcgtacaccacgtccatggccgtcacagtcttgcgcttggcgtgctcagtgtacgtcaccgcgtcgcggatcacgttctccaggaacaccttcagcactccgcgggtctcctcgtagatcagaccagagatgcgcttcacgccgcccctgcgagccaggcggcggatggcgggcttcgtgatgccctggatgttgtcgcgcaacaccttgcggtgccgcttggcgccacccttgcccagcccctttcctcccttgccgcggcctgtcattcttcctcctcctcaagcaacaaaaaaagcacaagcggcagctcctcacccggcgctagcgagtcggctacggtgcgccgtgagcgcgcgccgcccccctatatagactctggcccgccctccccccaccacgcgcaccgagggcatataagcgcagcacgggcccgcgcgggcccgttgtcaaggcagcaccggacgcttcgctaccgcacgcaccgctaaccgctatggcccgcacaaagcaaacggcccgcaagtccaccggcggaaaggcgccgcgcaaacagctcgccaccaaggcggcgaggaagagcgcgcccgccaccggcggcgtcaagaagccccaccgctacaggccgggcaccgtcgccctgcgagaaatcaggcgctaccagaagagcacagagctgctcatccgcaagctgccgttccagcgcctagtgcgcgagatcgcccaggacttcaagaccgacctgcgcttccagagctccgcagtcatggccctgcaggaggccagcgaggcctacctcgtcggcctcttcgaagacaccaacctgtgcgcaatccacgccaagcgcgtcaccatcatgcccaaggacatccagctcgcgcgccgcatccgcggcgagcgcgcctaaaccgcttagccgcggcacggcaccgcacgcgcgcaacacaaaaaaaacggcccttttcagggccactaacatctctccgtcgcgagcaaaacttttgtcggtcttgccgcccagcctctctctctagccccgttaaaacaaccaccacaattccccaccctccctcccgtacacagccgctctcgccaacaatcacaatcgacgtcatcccaccccaccccttcaaatacacacaaacaaacagccggacgacgtcaccacgggtggctggccgccgccgtctccgaggcgccaccgcgccttcccaattcccgccggccacttccacgtctcaacgtccccgtccccctttcacacagagaggacacacacataacaaacaagacgcgccatccgcaaagcaagcaaacaaacagagtctccagaaacatgagaaaccaaccgtcggccgccgcacaaaatacaaaacacaaaacaaaacggccacaaccgctccgctaccgcgcgccgccgcctaccgccaccggccccacaatccaaccaccacggcacgcacacagtacccacaagggtcatacagaaacgccacacaaacaccaaccaaccccacacacacacacacacacacaccccggcgcatgcacgcacggccacccaaacaagacaacacaacgcgccaagcacgacaatcaacgccttcccgacgtcctctgatggccctgagaagggccgttttgggccgcgcgcagccgtgccatcgcgcgccactagacgacgcgggggaggggggtgggggacgacggggtcaagcgccagcccttcccttccttcccctttcctttctttactttaacttcacttcttcttcttgggcgaagccttcgccttagacggcgtcgtcgccttcttcgggcgcggcgccttcggcttcttcgtcggaaccttcgcggccttcttcgccttcgacggcgacttggccttggccggcttggccgcagccgccttcttcgcacccgcgggagccgccgacgccgcagacgccttcttggcggcgcccgccttccgaccggtcgccgccttcacgccaccagccttctttgcgccggccacacgggcgcccttcttctccttgctggccggagcggcgcgcttcttcttcgcaccgccggcacgggccttgccgccctcggccgccccgccgccggcgccggcaagcttgaaagagccggacgcgcccttccccttcgtctgcaccagctcgccagccacgacggccgacttgaggtacttcttgataaagggcgccagcttctccgcgtccagcttgtagtgcgcggcaatgtacttcttgatcgcctgcagcgacgagccgccgcgctccttcagactcttgatggcggccgtcaccatctcagaggtgcgcgggtgcgcaggcttggcgcgcggcttcttcgcagacgccgcagacttggccttcttcgtcgtgccggtggcggcgggtgccgcagcagtctcgttcgtagccgcctgatctgccattatttcgacgacgcgcgtacacacacgagagcgagagcgagagcggcaggcggcaagcacggcggcagagaatagccgccgcgccgccaggcccagccagtgtcgcgggcgggcgcggacggccgagagagcggccgccactctgcgcgccgccgcgccgcgcctcccgcgcttgctaccgcccaacgtccgacagcctgtgcggaccagccccaaacctgcgccgcaaccacccgcgccgttcaaaccaccgaggatggggctacacacggccacaccacagtcgccaaccagtcgccacggcagcgccgcaaaccacggccaaactgcagctaccgcgcgctacagcctggctcggcccgccgagaatcgccgcccccgcccacatgccgcccccacagccccagccgacgacccgccacaatggccaaaccttcggcaaaagtgccacaccgtcgccgcgccagcccggccagcgcggccgccgccacagccacacaagcggaggcgtgcggcgatgccggccgtgcaaacgcacctccgccgccccatcgccctcccaccgtttcccgatcggcccgcagccgtcgggccacctcgcccgccaacattcgcgcccctttctcacaaaattgcccgccgcaaacaaaacgggcgccgcctgcgcaacatcggcaccggccaaccgagcgccgccgcccctcgccgcttacgcgaggggggctgaccgccgtccgcaactacagacacaccgaatctgcctccaagcacacacgacagccgacctcctacatttatacgccgcaagccacccaacggtgtgtggcggagggcactttttacgttacgtgccactgtcgtcattgcctccctttgccgttccagtcgcgtatggttcgcgggaacaacgactgtctgaaagcctccgtgcgcgctcgaatctctctacttttactacattcgggatctcctcgggaggtatatacgtacggggaagcaatatattcgatacctcatccggaaacgcaccctctcgaaaacctggcgagcaagctacaccgcgatgcagagagcgcctcccttgcagagtctgccacttaactatcacggttaccacataaccctgtgacgaaacgttggacctttctctatctcctccgtcaacccgacctgctacgcatcccacactggtgggcaacactcacgtatgggtcggtcgaacgcgtgtttttgtaagccacctcctttgttgatggactacatttttgctaagcattctcccagtgcatctcaacctggtacccgccttaccaacaattacttttatctgatcatcattccacttccaaatcattccgcacgcatactcccagatacatattttacagacgtcacagctaccagtgtttgtcccgctatcatataatcaatcatacaataaacgatccttctttctgtatattcgcaatacatcacatttgtctatgttaaggggacagttgccactccctgcaccgggtgcctatccgctgccgatcgtcctgcaacctctctgtatactacatacagcacatcatccgcgaaacgacgcatggaacgtccggcactatctactagctcatttatatgatatgaattgtgaaaagcaatggtcccataacactcccccgtggcacgccaggggttactttaacgtctgtagacgtctgtctctccattgataacaacatgctgtgttccgtctgctaacatctcgtcaatccagccacacagttggtctgatattctgtagactcttacgtcgtttatcaggcgacggtgcggagctgtatcgaacgccttccggacgtcaacgacaatggcatccacctgggagcctgtatctcatattttctgggtctcatgcgcaaataaagcgagctgggggtctcacacacgatcgctgtttccggaatccaacatggattcctacatagtagactctggagtttccacaaacgacatgatactcgagcaaacaacatgttctacaacacatcgacgtcagagatatgggtctatggtttttgcgcatctgctcgacgactgggactacctgtgctcttttccaatcatttggaaccctcccttcctctccagagacttgcggtacacggctgttagaaggggggcaggttgtttcgcgtaccctgtgtaggaatcgcgaattggtaatcccgtcgggtccggcggactttcccattcctccttggacacttatttcgatgtcagccggtttctcgttcgtgcgagcatttagagacggaactgcagtgcggtccgtcctctgtgaaacagctttggaaacaggtgtttaggtatttcacagctttacgcgtgtcatcctctgtttcaatgccatcaccatgccggagtgtctggatatgctgtttcgagccacttactgattcaacgcaagaccggaacgtcctagcattttctgtcaacgtcggtacatagggtttgttctactttcgaattcactgaacgcttcacgcatagccctccttacgctcacactttggacatcgtttagcttctgtttgtctcggaggttttggctgcgtttaaactttgggtgaagctctctttgctttcgcaacagtttcctaacgttgttgttgtagtataccacggtgggttttttttcccatccctcacagttcgacactcggcacgtacctgtctaaaaacgcatttttaccattgccttgcactttctccatgaacactcaacattgtcagtgtcggaacaggcatttgccttttcatctgtcgggtcgtctgcaaatctgccttctattactcttgctagccaaaacagatagatacaccgtcctccctgcaacggccttatga contains:
- the LOC126220894 gene encoding uncharacterized protein LOC126220894; amino-acid sequence: MHVRQHRYPYTRPPIAHSRSVFNIINGAPAARRGRSHDAAATFAPTHSRTAKQLADPPTQHSRQTKTTAAAATKQNKHLAPSVRQKTNGQAHRPLLTTTTQRHAAPFPPLSIHSARDPVVDDDTRRARFPQPTPFRHYARLHPTPVATALLHALSPPPPPPPPPPPPPPLSPFPYTTTQPKTHSRPKHNNMARASAHTPNQSPSTQPHARHGKTGVLPRCHQSSTNNHTGGTTNNCRPAGNHQTHIPARHHTPLGSRFAKT